The following are encoded together in the Montipora foliosa isolate CH-2021 chromosome 12, ASM3666993v2, whole genome shotgun sequence genome:
- the LOC137980910 gene encoding uncharacterized protein C14orf93-like, whose translation MKDCVAMGYSDADWAGDLVDRQSSSGYVFQTEEEQHSVGEKKSISGRNPVLSEDRRVLIEKVESLQENSAVDDGKIAPEISADVHLLHNSLSLDKQYKPEQSVLSLHNSSVRHELGEQIVHEDKGYPLKMVKRAVVRYYETKRKIYLQSLPENKQKADRQKEENKLRSRRKRLFNARLKVSNDKEKELLQSLNYDYVSDEENGVGVNKGKWVVRRPIWRSERACVLMERLQQQINNSQREDLRPRVPRVEGVPSERQMPRHNVAWALADTEPASGGEHSVEEEEEDERNNHTPTPEQHSTPVSIAHRSGEGKRKRQHRHTPRSPRRQRHAIQSDSE comes from the exons ATGAAAGACTGCGTGGCCATGGGTTACTCCGACGCAGACTGGGCTGGTGATCTGGTTGATCGCCAGTCTAGCTCTGGTTACGTTTTTCAGACTGAAGAGGAGCAGCATTCAGTTGGAGAA AAAAAGTCAATTTCCGGAAGAAATCCGGTACTTTCCG AGGACCGGAGAGTTCTTATAGAAAAAGTAGAAAGTCTACAAGAAAATAGTGCTGTAGATGATGGAAAAATTGCACCTGAGATTTCA GCAGATGTTCACCTTCTCCATAACAGTTTGTCTCTGGATAAGCAGTACAAGCCTGAGCAAAG TGTCCTTTCATTACACAACTCATCAGTGCGCCATGAATTGGGGGAGCAGATTGTTCATGAAGACAAGGGATACCCTTTAAAGATGGTGAAAC GTGCTGTTGTGAGATACTACGAAACCAAGAGGAAAATCTATCTCCAATCCCTTCCAGAGAACAAACAGAAAGCAGATCGGCAAAAGGAGGAAAACAAATTACGTTCAAGAAGGAAAAGG CTGTTTAATGCACGCTTAAAGGTTTCAAATGACAAGGAAAAGGAATTATTGCAGTCACTGAATTATGATTACGTCAGTGACGAGGAGAATGGTGTTGGAGTGAACAAGGGAAAGTGGGTGGTCCGTCGTCCAATCTGGAGGTCGGAAAGGGCATGTGTACTGATGGAACGACTCCAGCAACAGATAAACAATAGCCAGCGAGAGGACCTGAGGCCCCGTGTACCAAGAGTTGAGGGTGTGCCATCGGAAAGGCAAATGCCCAGGCATAATGTAGCCTGGGCTTTAGCAGACACTGAGCCTGCATCAGGAGGCGAACACTCAgtggaggaagaggaggaggatgAAAGGAACAACCACACCCCAACCCCCGAACAGCATTCAACACCAGTCTCTATCGCGCATAGAAGTGGTGAGGGCAAGCGAAAAAGGCAACATAGACACACACCACGCTCTCCTAGGAGACAGAGACATGCCATCCAAAGTGACTCTGAATAG